One window from the genome of Natronomonas pharaonis DSM 2160 encodes:
- a CDS encoding thiolase family protein, with protein MSDNTPVVVKAYRTPFGKEDGVFADVRPEDLSVPLIDQILDETGLTGEDVDDLKWGCAQQREEQGNNMARVIALMSELGEDTPATTINRWCASSAEAVINAADAIRAGQRDCIIAGGVESMSMVKMGENNKVHPGLNDHHNIAALQMGMTAEEVAERYDVSRETQDEYAARSQQRAVEATEEGRFDDEIVPIEGHDDEGNEVLVEEDEGLRPGTTAEKLSGLPTVFKADGSVTPGNASQTTDGASALLVTSEAFAEEQGFEILAEIGNNAVAGVEPEVMGIGPIPACENLFERSGTSADDYDLVELNEAFASQTVYCQEQLGFDDEIFNVNGGAIAIGHPLGATGARLPVTLIHEMRKRDDAELGLATECVGFGQGAAIEFELR; from the coding sequence ATGAGTGACAACACGCCAGTCGTGGTTAAGGCGTATCGCACCCCGTTCGGAAAGGAAGACGGTGTCTTCGCGGACGTTCGGCCCGAAGACCTCTCCGTTCCGCTCATCGATCAGATTCTCGACGAGACCGGCCTGACCGGCGAGGACGTCGACGACCTCAAGTGGGGCTGTGCCCAGCAGCGCGAAGAGCAGGGCAACAACATGGCCCGCGTCATCGCGCTGATGAGCGAACTCGGTGAGGATACGCCGGCGACGACCATCAACCGCTGGTGTGCATCCTCCGCGGAGGCCGTCATCAACGCCGCCGACGCCATCCGCGCCGGCCAGCGCGACTGCATCATCGCTGGCGGCGTCGAGTCGATGTCGATGGTCAAGATGGGCGAGAACAACAAGGTCCACCCCGGCCTCAACGACCACCACAACATCGCGGCGCTGCAGATGGGAATGACCGCCGAAGAAGTCGCCGAGCGCTACGATGTCAGCCGTGAGACACAGGACGAGTACGCCGCTCGGTCCCAGCAGCGAGCCGTCGAGGCGACCGAGGAAGGCCGCTTCGACGACGAAATCGTCCCCATTGAGGGCCACGACGACGAGGGCAACGAAGTGCTCGTCGAGGAAGACGAGGGGCTTCGGCCGGGCACGACCGCCGAGAAGCTCTCCGGACTGCCGACGGTGTTCAAGGCCGACGGGTCGGTCACGCCGGGCAACGCGTCCCAGACGACCGACGGCGCGTCGGCGCTGCTTGTCACAAGCGAGGCCTTCGCCGAAGAGCAGGGCTTCGAGATTCTCGCCGAAATCGGCAACAACGCCGTTGCCGGCGTCGAGCCGGAGGTTATGGGCATCGGCCCCATCCCGGCCTGTGAGAACCTCTTCGAGCGCTCGGGGACGAGCGCCGACGACTACGACCTCGTCGAACTCAACGAGGCCTTTGCCTCCCAGACCGTCTACTGTCAGGAGCAGCTCGGCTTCGACGATGAAATCTTCAACGTCAACGGCGGTGCCATCGCCATCGGCCACCCGCTCGGCGCGACCGGCGCGCGGCTACCGGTGACGCTCATCCACGAGATGCGCAAGCGCGACGACGCTGAACTCGGCCTCGCGACCGAGTGTGTCGGCTTCGGCCAGGG
- a CDS encoding heme-binding protein has translation MPQRQPPGTEEGWYILHDFRSIDWDAWRDAPDRERERALETGTDYLQAHVDLKDAEEGASAVFSILGHKADFMVLHLRPTLDHLDHAERRFESTALAEFTEQSSSYVSVTEVSGYMHEELTDGLDDLEDEGMRNYMKQRIYPELPDADHVCFYPMSKRRGPDHNWYDLPFDERREYMSNHGDVGRQYADKVSQIIAGSIGFDDYEWGITLFADDPTDIKDLLYEMRFDPSSSKFAEFGPFYIGQQFEPSELSSLFAAEPLTSETGHGGADSQTSSESSGGRPSTDPSHDEIAAEDLESRLGRFGVDLEEYPAAGYALCFESSADAEAVSDEVDGLRENFDHYDTHVMTTVRAEGGETAAISLWKNERAATTASGFLGDLPGAAEGVGAPLDGSGDAATHGTDEDDEIRGELADADIYAGQPHGEDVYALVLYSEADPDELRDELGALAEHFERYDTHIKSAVYDAEVGGDRTAVVSLWDEKDAADTAAEHLSDLPDIVARAGEDEESGFGTMGMFYTVKPDYREDFVETFDEVGGLLADMDGHLETQLMVNEDDENDMFIASQWRDKEAAMAFFRSDAFRETVEYGREVLADRPRHVFLA, from the coding sequence ATGCCACAACGCCAACCACCGGGCACCGAAGAAGGCTGGTATATTCTCCACGACTTCCGCTCTATCGACTGGGACGCGTGGCGCGATGCGCCCGACCGAGAGCGCGAACGCGCGCTTGAGACCGGTACTGACTATCTGCAGGCACACGTCGACCTCAAAGACGCGGAGGAGGGCGCGTCGGCGGTCTTCTCGATTCTCGGCCATAAGGCCGATTTCATGGTACTGCACCTGCGGCCGACGCTCGACCACCTCGACCACGCGGAACGTCGCTTCGAGTCGACGGCGTTGGCGGAGTTCACCGAGCAGTCGAGTTCGTACGTCTCGGTGACGGAAGTTTCCGGCTACATGCACGAGGAGCTGACCGACGGCCTCGACGACCTCGAAGACGAGGGGATGCGCAACTACATGAAACAGCGCATCTATCCGGAGCTGCCCGACGCCGACCACGTCTGCTTCTACCCGATGAGCAAACGTCGCGGTCCCGACCACAACTGGTATGACCTGCCCTTCGACGAGCGGCGGGAGTATATGTCGAACCACGGCGATGTCGGCCGGCAGTATGCCGACAAGGTCTCCCAGATAATCGCCGGCAGCATCGGTTTCGACGACTACGAGTGGGGTATCACGCTCTTTGCGGACGACCCGACGGATATCAAGGACCTCCTCTATGAGATGCGGTTTGACCCCTCATCCTCGAAGTTCGCGGAGTTCGGCCCCTTCTACATCGGCCAGCAGTTCGAGCCGTCGGAGCTGTCCTCACTCTTTGCAGCGGAGCCGCTGACGAGCGAGACTGGCCACGGCGGCGCGGACAGCCAGACCAGCTCCGAAAGCAGCGGTGGCCGCCCGTCGACCGACCCGTCCCACGACGAGATAGCCGCCGAGGACCTCGAAAGCCGCTTGGGTCGGTTCGGCGTTGACCTCGAGGAGTATCCGGCAGCCGGCTACGCACTCTGTTTCGAATCCAGCGCCGACGCCGAGGCCGTATCCGACGAGGTCGACGGGCTCCGAGAGAACTTCGACCACTACGACACCCACGTCATGACGACGGTCCGTGCCGAAGGCGGCGAAACGGCCGCCATTTCGCTGTGGAAAAACGAGCGGGCGGCCACCACCGCGTCGGGCTTCCTCGGCGACCTGCCGGGGGCCGCCGAAGGTGTCGGCGCGCCACTCGATGGGAGCGGCGACGCCGCAACCCACGGCACCGACGAAGACGACGAGATTCGCGGCGAGCTGGCTGACGCTGACATCTACGCCGGGCAACCACACGGCGAGGATGTCTACGCACTGGTGCTGTACTCGGAGGCCGACCCCGACGAGCTACGCGACGAGCTTGGCGCTCTCGCGGAGCACTTCGAGCGCTACGATACCCACATCAAGTCCGCTGTCTACGACGCCGAGGTCGGCGGCGACCGGACGGCGGTCGTCTCGCTGTGGGACGAGAAAGACGCCGCCGACACAGCCGCCGAACATCTCTCGGACCTGCCCGACATCGTCGCCCGCGCCGGCGAGGACGAGGAGAGCGGCTTCGGGACGATGGGGATGTTTTACACTGTCAAGCCCGACTACCGCGAGGACTTCGTCGAGACCTTCGATGAGGTCGGCGGGCTGCTCGCCGACATGGATGGACACCTCGAAACCCAGCTTATGGTCAACGAGGACGACGAAAACGACATGTTCATCGCCAGCCAATGGCGCGACAAGGAGGCGGCGATGGCCTTTTTCCGCTCTGATGCCTTCCGGGAGACCGTCGAGTACGGCCGGGAGGTCCTCGCCGACCGACCCCGCCACGTCTTCCTCGCCTGA
- a CDS encoding site-2 protease family protein, with translation MSTLLWVLVGILLYTSVAMALKSRGVLPDAVSVSGPLLTVHTKRGRAFLDWLATPKRLWRAWGNFGVGIALVIMVGSFLAVLASAIGALVEPQATGFVRPQDALVIPGVNQFLPWAAAIDIVIGLLVGLVVHEGGHGLLCRVEDIDIESMGVALFAFIPLGAFVQPDEESQDAADRGGKTRMFAAGVTNNFLVTAVCFALAFWMVASFISVAPGVAVGGVLPGSAADDADLDRGDVLTAVNGQGVENVSEFDAALSDADREVTVERKDAAPVDVQRELIVTHAVRDGPIEQGAVVATVDGDAVYTESALATAIEGTERIELGLKDESDPVDIPVGTFVSTVPDDEPLGAAGAPDTPMVIHSIGGEQTPTHEALSDVLAETEPGETVEVVAFHDEDGDPWSGDRHTYEVTLSAHSDGDHGFLGVGGIQAGISGFVFDDFGIDTYPAEQYHEMLGGDGLGENPVATFVSQTFGALVLPFMNIIDPTVGYNFAGFNGEITNFYDVSGPLGAGIVFALVNVLFWTGWVNINLGIFNCIPSYPLDGGHILRSSTEAVLARLPGEASPALAGAVTTAVSLVMILSLLGLLFIPWLLG, from the coding sequence ATGAGTACGCTGCTTTGGGTGCTTGTCGGCATTCTACTTTATACATCCGTGGCGATGGCCCTCAAATCGAGGGGCGTGCTGCCTGACGCGGTCTCGGTGTCCGGGCCGCTGTTGACGGTACACACGAAACGTGGCAGGGCCTTCCTCGATTGGCTCGCCACCCCGAAACGGCTCTGGCGGGCGTGGGGGAACTTCGGTGTCGGCATTGCGCTTGTCATCATGGTCGGGTCGTTCCTCGCCGTGCTGGCCTCCGCAATCGGCGCGCTGGTCGAGCCACAGGCGACCGGCTTCGTCCGCCCACAGGACGCTCTCGTCATTCCCGGCGTCAACCAGTTCCTTCCGTGGGCGGCAGCTATCGATATTGTCATCGGGCTGCTCGTCGGCCTCGTCGTCCACGAGGGGGGCCACGGCTTGCTGTGTCGGGTCGAAGACATCGACATCGAGTCGATGGGCGTGGCGCTTTTCGCGTTTATCCCGCTCGGCGCGTTCGTCCAGCCTGACGAGGAAAGCCAAGACGCTGCCGACCGTGGCGGCAAGACACGGATGTTCGCCGCCGGCGTCACGAACAACTTCCTCGTGACAGCGGTCTGTTTCGCCCTCGCGTTCTGGATGGTCGCCAGTTTCATCAGCGTCGCACCGGGGGTTGCCGTCGGCGGCGTGCTTCCCGGCTCGGCGGCGGACGACGCCGACCTCGACCGTGGGGACGTGCTGACCGCCGTCAACGGACAGGGGGTCGAGAACGTCTCCGAGTTCGACGCCGCACTGTCGGACGCCGACCGCGAAGTGACCGTCGAGCGGAAAGACGCCGCGCCGGTCGATGTCCAGCGCGAACTCATCGTCACACACGCGGTCAGGGACGGACCGATAGAACAGGGTGCGGTCGTAGCAACCGTCGACGGTGACGCCGTCTACACGGAGTCAGCGCTCGCTACAGCCATCGAGGGCACCGAGAGAATCGAACTCGGGCTCAAAGATGAGTCCGACCCTGTCGACATTCCGGTCGGTACCTTCGTCAGCACGGTCCCCGACGACGAGCCGCTCGGTGCGGCCGGCGCACCGGATACGCCGATGGTAATCCACAGCATCGGCGGCGAGCAGACCCCGACCCACGAGGCGCTGTCGGACGTGTTAGCCGAGACGGAACCGGGCGAAACCGTCGAAGTCGTCGCCTTCCACGACGAGGACGGCGACCCATGGAGCGGCGATCGGCATACCTACGAGGTGACGCTGTCGGCCCATTCGGACGGCGACCACGGATTCCTCGGCGTCGGCGGCATCCAAGCCGGCATCAGCGGCTTCGTCTTCGACGACTTCGGCATCGACACCTACCCCGCAGAACAGTACCACGAGATGCTTGGCGGGGACGGTCTCGGTGAGAATCCGGTGGCGACGTTCGTCTCGCAGACGTTCGGCGCGCTGGTGTTGCCCTTCATGAACATCATCGACCCGACGGTCGGCTACAATTTCGCTGGCTTCAACGGAGAAATTACCAACTTCTACGACGTCTCCGGCCCACTCGGAGCCGGCATCGTCTTTGCGCTCGTCAACGTGCTGTTCTGGACTGGCTGGGTCAACATCAACCTCGGCATCTTCAACTGCATCCCGTCGTACCCGCTCGATGGCGGGCACATACTGCGGTCCAGCACCGAAGCGGTGTTGGCTCGACTCCCCGGCGAGGCGAGTCCCGCGCTCGCGGGCGCAGTAACAACCGCGGTCAGTCTGGTGATGATACTGAGCCTGCTGGGGCTGCTCTTTATCCCGTGGCTGCTCGGCTGA
- the lysS gene encoding lysine--tRNA ligase has translation MSDLYDLGTGEKRPFWADAAADEVEARDPDEPVTIKGGVSPSGVPHLGHFNEIMRGYFVAEALRERGYEVRQVFTTDDKDRLRKLPRKLADLDWNVVGLGEVDAGALGRNLGRPYTDIPDPFGCCDSYGAHFTELLRRSAEAIGVPIDLVSNTELYAGGDFDAAVEDALANRDTAREVLSEFQDKVDDEYVPFFPQCAECGLLTETVTDIDLDDGTVGYVCSDVEAGDDVIEGCGHEGRATFRAGKLPWRFEWPAQWRVLGVDFEPFGKDHAEGSWPSGKAVSREVFDTEPPVPMVYEWFTLNGDALSSSAGNIITVDEVLELLEPAVLRYFFTKNPKKQRDFDVSNLDRFVDEFDRFEAGYFGDESVEDDERARADRAYPMVVDELPERQPVRIPYTFAAVLGMTDDRDLRLQMAQRSGHIPDDATDDQIERALERVEKARAWAVRTDNEFNYRLAETLPAVDFDAETAAALDELAAFVETESPDDETLQGEIYETAKRNDVDVGDLFSAGYRLFLDESEGPRLGPLLSAMDETFVVERLRREG, from the coding sequence ATGAGTGACCTCTATGACCTCGGCACCGGCGAAAAGCGGCCGTTCTGGGCGGATGCTGCCGCTGACGAAGTCGAGGCCCGCGACCCGGACGAACCGGTGACTATCAAGGGCGGTGTCTCGCCGTCCGGCGTACCACATCTCGGCCACTTCAACGAGATTATGCGCGGCTACTTCGTCGCGGAGGCGCTTCGGGAACGCGGCTACGAGGTCCGACAGGTGTTCACGACCGACGACAAGGACCGCCTCCGGAAACTGCCGCGGAAGCTCGCGGACCTCGATTGGAACGTCGTCGGTCTCGGGGAGGTCGACGCCGGCGCGCTCGGCCGGAACCTCGGCCGTCCCTACACGGACATCCCGGACCCTTTCGGCTGCTGTGACTCCTACGGGGCGCACTTCACCGAACTGCTCCGCCGGTCGGCGGAGGCAATCGGTGTTCCCATCGACCTCGTGTCGAACACCGAACTCTATGCCGGCGGCGACTTCGATGCCGCCGTCGAAGACGCGCTCGCAAACCGGGACACCGCACGTGAGGTGCTCAGTGAGTTCCAAGACAAGGTCGACGACGAGTACGTTCCCTTCTTCCCGCAGTGTGCCGAGTGTGGGCTCCTGACCGAGACAGTCACCGACATCGACCTCGATGACGGGACGGTTGGCTACGTTTGTTCGGATGTCGAGGCCGGCGACGATGTCATCGAGGGCTGCGGCCACGAAGGCCGGGCCACATTCAGAGCGGGGAAGCTTCCGTGGCGCTTCGAGTGGCCTGCACAGTGGCGTGTTCTCGGCGTCGATTTCGAACCGTTCGGCAAAGACCACGCCGAGGGGTCGTGGCCGTCCGGAAAAGCGGTCTCGCGGGAGGTCTTCGATACCGAACCGCCGGTGCCGATGGTCTATGAGTGGTTTACCCTCAACGGCGACGCGCTGTCGTCGTCAGCCGGCAACATCATCACTGTCGATGAGGTACTGGAGCTGCTCGAGCCGGCCGTCCTCCGGTATTTCTTCACGAAGAACCCGAAAAAGCAGCGCGACTTCGATGTCTCGAACCTCGACCGCTTCGTCGACGAGTTCGACCGCTTTGAGGCGGGGTATTTCGGCGATGAGTCGGTCGAGGACGACGAGCGCGCCCGTGCCGACCGCGCGTATCCGATGGTTGTCGATGAACTCCCGGAGAGACAGCCGGTTCGGATTCCATACACGTTCGCAGCGGTGCTCGGGATGACCGACGACCGCGACCTTCGGCTCCAGATGGCACAGCGCTCGGGCCACATCCCCGACGATGCGACCGACGACCAGATCGAGCGGGCGCTCGAACGGGTTGAAAAGGCCCGCGCGTGGGCGGTCCGGACCGACAACGAGTTCAACTACCGGCTCGCGGAGACGCTCCCAGCCGTCGATTTCGATGCCGAGACCGCGGCAGCACTCGACGAGTTGGCGGCGTTCGTCGAGACCGAGTCACCGGACGACGAAACGCTCCAAGGTGAGATTTACGAGACTGCAAAGCGCAACGACGTTGACGTTGGGGACCTCTTTTCGGCCGGATATCGGCTGTTCCTCGACGAATCGGAGGGGCCGCGACTGGGGCCGCTGCTTTCGGCGATGGACGAAACCTTCGTCGTCGAGCGGCTGCGGCGTGAGGGGTAA
- the pyrH gene encoding UMP kinase, whose amino-acid sequence MRIIVSIGGSVLAPDLEAGRVEAHADAIDSLVADGHEVAAVVGGGDVARQYIDSARDLGATEYDLDALGIDVTRLNARLLVTALNSSAIPEPAESHEDARASMRRGEVAVMGGTVPGHTTDAVAAMLAEMVEADLLIYATSVPGVFSADPNEDPSAERFDRLEASKLVDVISSIETTAGSNAPVDLLAAKVIERSGLRAIVLDGTAPERIADAVDGDPVGTEVLPNE is encoded by the coding sequence ATGAGGATTATCGTTTCTATCGGCGGGAGCGTCCTCGCACCCGACCTCGAAGCCGGTCGGGTCGAGGCTCACGCCGACGCTATCGACAGTCTTGTCGCGGACGGCCACGAGGTGGCGGCGGTGGTCGGGGGCGGCGACGTCGCCCGCCAGTACATCGACTCCGCCCGCGACCTCGGGGCCACCGAGTACGACCTTGATGCCCTCGGCATCGACGTGACACGGCTGAACGCCCGGCTGCTTGTTACCGCACTGAACAGCTCCGCCATCCCGGAGCCGGCCGAGTCCCACGAGGACGCCCGCGCTTCGATGCGGCGCGGCGAAGTCGCAGTAATGGGCGGGACGGTCCCAGGCCACACGACCGACGCCGTCGCCGCAATGCTGGCCGAGATGGTCGAAGCTGACCTGCTGATTTACGCCACCAGCGTCCCGGGCGTCTTTTCCGCCGACCCGAACGAAGACCCGTCCGCAGAACGGTTCGACCGCCTCGAGGCGAGCAAACTCGTCGATGTCATCTCCTCTATCGAGACGACGGCCGGGTCGAACGCACCGGTTGATTTGCTGGCCGCCAAAGTCATCGAACGCTCCGGGCTTCGGGCCATCGTCCTGGATGGCACCGCGCCGGAGCGCATCGCTGACGCCGTCGACGGCGACCCCGTCGGGACGGAGGTCCTTCCCAATGAGTGA
- a CDS encoding molybdopterin synthase — MYTTVVVGSDADAAAERLVSTLDGRVGVVREAADPADGSTAVGATTYTLGDGWRADGGDLSVDGALDRLAPDHDYALVVGVDGVRGPTVVAGDYDDDPENLLAAAERAADLDAEQIQDGLQETEPYETLESLVAAVKRSPDADYAGAIATFTGRVRAKEDADDERTRFLEFEKYDAVADERMDTIATELEQRDGVFEVLLHHRTGRVPDGEDIVFVVVLAGHRDEAFRTVEDGINRLKDEVPLFKKEVTEAETFWVHERDDR, encoded by the coding sequence ATGTACACGACCGTAGTTGTCGGCTCCGACGCCGATGCGGCGGCGGAGCGGCTCGTCTCGACACTCGATGGGCGGGTTGGCGTTGTCCGCGAGGCGGCCGACCCGGCCGACGGTAGCACGGCTGTCGGCGCGACGACCTACACGCTCGGTGACGGCTGGCGGGCCGACGGTGGCGACCTCTCCGTTGACGGGGCGCTGGACCGGCTTGCGCCCGACCACGATTACGCCCTCGTCGTCGGCGTCGACGGTGTCCGCGGGCCGACAGTCGTCGCTGGAGACTACGACGACGACCCGGAGAACCTGCTCGCAGCGGCCGAACGCGCCGCCGACCTCGATGCCGAACAGATACAGGATGGTCTCCAAGAGACCGAACCGTACGAGACGCTGGAGTCGCTCGTCGCAGCGGTCAAGCGCTCACCGGACGCCGACTACGCCGGCGCGATTGCGACGTTCACCGGCCGCGTCCGTGCCAAAGAGGACGCAGACGACGAGCGGACGCGGTTTCTGGAGTTCGAAAAGTACGACGCCGTCGCCGACGAGCGGATGGACACCATCGCTACCGAACTGGAACAGCGCGACGGCGTCTTCGAGGTTCTTCTCCACCACCGAACCGGCCGCGTCCCCGACGGCGAAGACATCGTCTTCGTCGTCGTCCTTGCCGGGCACCGGGACGAGGCCTTCCGGACAGTCGAGGATGGCATCAACCGGCTGAAAGACGAGGTGCCGCTGTTCAAAAAGGAGGTCACCGAAGCGGAGACATTCTGGGTCCACGAACGCGACGACCGGTAG
- a CDS encoding DUF7123 family protein has translation MSATTEPSADSKETRLRRYLRNRAEEGEVYIKSKFIADDVDLSPKEIGALMVKLRDSAADIEIEKWSYTSATTWRVSRP, from the coding sequence ATGAGCGCAACAACGGAACCCTCCGCCGACAGCAAGGAAACGCGCCTTCGCCGCTACCTCCGCAACCGCGCCGAAGAAGGGGAGGTCTACATCAAAAGCAAGTTCATTGCGGACGATGTCGACCTCTCGCCGAAGGAAATCGGTGCGCTGATGGTGAAACTGCGGGATTCAGCGGCCGACATCGAAATCGAAAAGTGGTCGTACACCTCCGCGACCACGTGGCGCGTGTCCCGGCCGTAG
- a CDS encoding site-2 protease family protein, whose protein sequence is MDTDQSVAGDGPSPESLLPAFRTTDVERRDDGSIVYYGRPQMDSDSLERHVWPQFRDHGYEVRFDVVVDSTPDPITGVEVGQRRQALVAEPRRVGVDGVPWTNVVMFVATVLTTLYAGTIWYYQPVGGPLDLLAGWPFAAAVLGVLAVHELGHYALSRYHDVQASLPYFIPVPTFIGTFGAVISMKGRIPDREALFDIGVSGPLAGLVAAVAVAVVGLHLDPVEVPQRVLEAEEAVEIELGYPPLLEFLAWATGQQLTYEDPTVVANPVIFGAWVGLFVTFLNLIPVGQLDGGHVVRSMFGERAESVAAVVPVGLFGLAAYLFISGTSSNASVLWAFWGLIALVLSYVGHAEPVFDEPLGTPRMAVGAITFVLGVLCFTPVPIELVGA, encoded by the coding sequence ATGGATACCGACCAGTCGGTAGCGGGCGACGGACCGTCGCCGGAATCGCTGCTGCCGGCGTTCCGGACGACCGACGTCGAGCGTCGCGACGACGGGTCAATAGTCTACTACGGCCGTCCGCAGATGGATTCGGACAGCCTCGAACGGCACGTCTGGCCACAGTTCCGCGACCACGGCTACGAGGTCCGGTTCGATGTCGTCGTCGACAGCACGCCGGACCCGATAACCGGCGTCGAGGTCGGCCAGCGTCGACAGGCGCTTGTCGCCGAGCCACGGCGTGTCGGCGTCGACGGGGTCCCGTGGACGAACGTCGTAATGTTCGTCGCGACGGTGCTGACGACGCTATACGCCGGCACCATCTGGTATTACCAGCCCGTCGGCGGACCGCTTGACCTCCTTGCTGGCTGGCCTTTCGCGGCTGCCGTCCTCGGGGTGCTTGCGGTCCACGAACTGGGCCATTATGCGCTTTCTCGCTACCACGACGTACAGGCGAGCCTCCCGTATTTCATCCCTGTACCGACGTTTATCGGGACGTTCGGAGCCGTCATCAGCATGAAGGGTCGTATCCCCGACCGGGAGGCGCTGTTCGACATCGGCGTCTCCGGTCCTCTCGCTGGCCTCGTCGCTGCCGTCGCAGTCGCCGTCGTCGGGTTGCATCTCGACCCCGTCGAGGTTCCACAGCGGGTGCTCGAGGCCGAGGAAGCCGTCGAAATCGAGCTTGGCTATCCGCCACTACTTGAGTTTCTCGCGTGGGCGACCGGCCAGCAACTCACCTACGAAGACCCGACTGTCGTCGCCAACCCGGTCATTTTCGGCGCGTGGGTCGGCCTCTTTGTCACGTTCCTCAACCTCATCCCCGTCGGCCAGCTCGATGGCGGCCACGTCGTCCGCTCGATGTTCGGCGAGCGGGCCGAATCAGTCGCCGCTGTCGTCCCGGTCGGTCTCTTCGGGCTCGCCGCCTATCTGTTCATCAGCGGCACGAGTTCTAATGCGTCGGTCCTCTGGGCGTTCTGGGGGCTTATCGCGCTCGTGCTGTCGTATGTCGGCCACGCCGAGCCGGTCTTCGACGAACCGCTCGGGACGCCCCGGATGGCCGTCGGCGCGATTACGTTCGTCCTCGGCGTGCTCTGTTTTACCCCCGTCCCGATAGAGCTGGTCGGGGCGTAG
- the thiL gene encoding thiamine-phosphate kinase, producing MDERAALSLVGDRVAAAGDDCAVVDDLVVTTDMLHETTDFPDGTSRYTAGWRSVGASLSDVAAMGAEATAAVAVYGAPQFDADEIAAFIEGCLDVCEAVDAEYVGGDLDGHEEFTVATTAFGQTDAPVYRSGASPGDAVCVTGTLGRSAAALRRFEAGDTERGNELFRFEPRVAAGRGVAPHATAMMDSSDGLARSLHQLAAASGCGFAIEADAIPVAPAVEEVADGPSDRRELAVHFGEDFELVATMPETAVDAAAEASPVALTRVGTVTESGVTMDGEALPDRGYTH from the coding sequence ATGGATGAACGGGCGGCACTCTCGCTTGTCGGCGACCGCGTTGCTGCGGCGGGCGACGACTGTGCGGTCGTCGACGACCTCGTTGTGACGACCGACATGCTCCACGAGACGACCGACTTTCCCGACGGCACGAGCCGGTATACGGCCGGCTGGCGGAGCGTCGGTGCGTCACTCTCGGACGTTGCAGCGATGGGAGCCGAAGCGACGGCGGCGGTTGCCGTCTACGGTGCTCCCCAGTTCGATGCGGACGAAATAGCGGCGTTCATCGAGGGCTGTCTCGATGTCTGCGAGGCGGTCGACGCCGAGTACGTCGGCGGCGACCTCGACGGCCACGAGGAGTTCACTGTCGCGACGACGGCGTTCGGGCAAACGGACGCGCCTGTCTATCGGTCGGGAGCGTCCCCCGGAGATGCCGTCTGTGTAACCGGAACGCTCGGCCGGAGTGCTGCGGCCCTCCGACGGTTCGAAGCCGGCGACACTGAGCGCGGAAACGAGCTGTTCCGATTCGAGCCGCGTGTCGCAGCCGGGCGGGGGGTAGCTCCCCACGCGACGGCGATGATGGACTCCAGCGACGGCCTCGCCCGGTCGCTTCACCAGCTCGCGGCAGCAAGCGGCTGTGGGTTCGCCATCGAGGCGGACGCGATACCGGTTGCGCCGGCCGTCGAGGAGGTGGCTGATGGTCCGAGCGACAGACGCGAACTCGCTGTCCACTTCGGCGAGGACTTCGAACTCGTCGCGACGATGCCGGAGACAGCGGTCGACGCCGCGGCTGAGGCATCACCGGTTGCACTGACGCGGGTCGGCACCGTCACCGAATCCGGGGTTACGATGGACGGCGAAGCGCTTCCGGACAGGGGATACACGCACTGA
- a CDS encoding 30S ribosomal protein S19e, with translation MTTLYDVPAEDLIEAVADELEDELEAPEWLAYSKTGTGRELPPEQDDFWSRRAASLLRKVAVDGPVGVERLRTAYGNSENGSTRYRVRPKHKQDGSGNVIRTALQQLEDAGYIETAEGRGRTITGDGRALLDETAEDVLESLDRPELERYA, from the coding sequence ATGACGACACTCTACGACGTACCCGCTGAAGACCTCATCGAGGCGGTCGCCGACGAGCTCGAAGACGAACTCGAAGCCCCCGAGTGGCTCGCCTACTCGAAGACCGGCACCGGCCGCGAACTCCCGCCCGAACAGGACGACTTCTGGAGCCGCCGTGCCGCCAGCCTTCTCCGCAAGGTCGCCGTCGACGGCCCCGTCGGCGTCGAGCGACTCCGAACGGCCTACGGCAACTCCGAAAACGGTTCGACGCGCTACCGCGTCCGACCCAAGCACAAGCAGGACGGCTCCGGTAACGTCATCCGGACCGCCCTCCAGCAGCTCGAAGACGCCGGCTACATCGAAACCGCCGAGGGTCGCGGCCGGACCATCACCGGTGACGGGCGTGCGCTCCTCGACGAGACCGCGGAAGACGTTCTCGAATCGCTCGACCGCCCCGAACTCGAACGCTACGCCTGA